Genomic segment of Mycolicibacterium psychrotolerans:
ACGCAGCGCTTGGCCGCAGCGGTGATGACGCCGTCAATGCGCTTCAGCTGTCTGGGCGTGAACGCCTTGCTGACCAATCGGCGGTACCGGGTGTGCTCGGGAGGATCCATGGACAGGAATGCGGTTACGGACTTCTGGATTTCGTGGGGCGCGTCGTAGACGGTGATGGACACGTCCGCACTGGAGAAACGTTCCCAGTCCCGGCTCGCCCCGACGACAAGGTCATTCCTGGTGACCGCCCAGAAGCCCGCGTGGGCGGCTGGCACGGGCTGGGCCTCCACCGGCGGATGCCAACTCACACCACCCTTGGCGCGCAACTCGGCGAAGGTCTGGTCACGGACCTCGGGAGCCCTGCCCCAGAATTCGATGCTGCTGATGTCGAGGTCATCGTAGGGACGATCTGCGGCGGTGTTCACGGTCGCGGTCATCAACTCACTCCTCCATGGTCAGCGCGCATGCGGGGCATGAGTTCACCGCGCTACGGATGCGGTCGGGGTCGGTGTTTGCCACTTCGCCTTGCCGGACAGTGGCAAAGCCCTCATCGGTGACCTCGAACACCTCGGGAACCGCGGCTTCGCACAAGCCGTGCCCGACGCACATGGAGCCATCAACCAGAACCTTCATCGGCGAGGACCCCCTCCTGACTGCTCAACTCGGTGCAGAAAGTACCATACCGCACGGTATGATAGGGGCCGGCAATCTCCTGATGTGGAGGGGAGCTCATGCCACACTTGACGGCGCGCGGTCGTGTCGAGGCACTGCGGTCTGTGCGGGCACTGGCGGTGCAGGTGATCGACTCGCTGACGCCGCAGGAGTGGGCTTCCGCCAGTGCGGCTGAGGGCTGGACCGTCCACGACGTCGTCGCGCACATGTCGTCGACTCAGCGCGAACTGTTCGGGCCATTGATGTTCATGGTGGCGCGGTCGAACGACATCGAGGCTCTCAACGAAACACCTGTGAAGGCCCGCCGGCGGTGGCCGGACGCCCGGGTGGCCGCGGAGTATCGCCGTTGGGCACCGCGGGGGCACCGGCTGCTGAAACTGACCCAGCTGCCCGGATTGGGCTCGGTTCCGGTGCCGATGGCCGAACTCGGGCGGTTCCCGGTGCGGGTCTTACCCTCGGCCATCGCCTTCGACACCCACACGCACCTCTATCACGACATCGCCCCGGTGTTGGCTCGGCCGCTGCCGCCTCCGGACCCGTCGGTTATCGCCGCCACGCTGGAATGGATGATGCTGGTCGCCGCGGCCATGGGCTCCGATTTACCGCTGCCCGAGGGCACGGCGGTGCGGTTCGCGTTCACCGGTCCCGGAGGAAGCGAGTGGACACTGCGTCGGACGAAGGGAACCGTGATTGCCGAACCCGACCCGGGGTGCGTGGTCGCGGGGACACTCGCCGGCGCTGCCGCGGACTTCCCGGCATGGTGCACTCACCGAAAGTCATGGCGGGATGTCGAATTGCGGTTGAGCGGCGAAGAAGACCTTGTGACCGCCGTGGTTGATGGCCTCCGTGTGGTGTGAGTGCCGACCTGGCTGCGGGCGGCGTCCTCAGACGGTGGCGTCGATCCCGCTGATCGTGATCTCGAACGGGCCCTGCTGTTTGTCGAGGATGTAGACCGATACCTGGTCGATGCGTGAGGGATCCAGAGTCGGCGGCGCGTCGGGTGCGGGATCGAAGCGCATGCCCACCGGTTGGAAGCCCGCGACGGGCAGATCGTAGGTCCGCTGAACACCGGCCTCGGTGGTGAAGCGCTGGATGTAGGACCACGGCTGGCCTGCGTCGCCTGCCTTCAACACGTAGGTCTTGCCGTCGCCCACGGCGCGCACGCGCAGCGACGTCGCGCCCGTCGCCCGCTGTCCGACGTCGGGGTCCCGCGGGCTCCGGGCGGAGGCGAACCCCCCGTTGTTCTCCAGCGAGAGGACGCCGGAGAACACGAGGCCACCATTGCCGAATGTGATCGCCGAGGTGGACCTGCCGCCCATGACGGGGTCGTTAACCGTTGTCCACGTGGCCACCTCGCCGGGGTTCCCGAGGTCGACGAGAACGACGTCGCGTCCGTCAGGCGGGACCGCTCGTGCAGACGGCTCGAGGCTTCCGCAGGACACCACCAGAAGCGTCGAGCACGCCACCATGATGCCGACGAGTGCACGCGGTAACCGAGGGACGGCGAACACGTCAGCACCGACCCGGATCGGCACGCATCTCGCCCCTGCGCATCGGCATACCGTCGATCAGGGCGTAGATCGCCCGAAGATCCGGCACGTCGTTGACGCGCAATTTCTCGCCGCCGTCTTTTCCGATCAGCAGCACGCCGAACGCGTTGTCATCGAGTCCGTACCGCTGCGCCAGCCGCTGTGACTCCTCGGCGTCCATCGCTTTCCCATCGAGAGTGCTGGTGCCTTCTGTGACCAGAACGCCGAGCACCATGTCGCGACTGACGAAGTCACATCTGTCCGCCTCGATTCGGCCCAGCGTTTCCACGAGCTGTGGGTCGTTGTCCGTCGGCGCGAACACCAACAGGGGACGACGTTCCCATCGGTAGTCATCGAGTTCGGTGGCCCCGGCGAGCCCTGATCCGAAGGCAGTGCTCGCCACCAGGACAGTGAGCATCAGCGCGAGCCAACGAATCCTGCGCTTGCCTACCATGGTGTTCTCGACTGTACCGACTCATGCTCGGCCGTCGACCTGCACGGACCTGCCTCAGCCGACTCTCATCAACACCACACCCGACAGAGCCGCCGCACCGTCGGGTGGCCGTGACACAAAAATGACCAGATCGCTGAAACTGTCTGTTCGCTGTGAGACCTGCTCTAGTTTGTTGACGGCTGTCATGACGCGGCCGTCAATATCGAGGGTTGGGAGGCACATGGCGCAACTGTCAGCGTGGATGGGTGCAGGTGTGGTGGCCGCGGGTGTGTCAGCCGCCTTGATTGCCGGGGCCGATACCGCATCCGCCGACACCGGGTCCGACACGGCGGGCGCCACCGCCAGTACGTCCGACACCACCGATCGTGGTCCTCGCGCCTCAGGCGACGCCGCGGGTGAGAGCGACAGCGCGGATGCGTCGAGCACGCCGCAAGACACCGACACCGACACCGACGCGGAGGAGGCTGAAGACGCGGATGTCGACGAGGCCCCCGACGCGGCCGAGGAGGATGTCGATTCAGACGCCGACGCAGGCACCGACAGCGACAGCACCACCGACTCGGCGTCCGACCGTGATCACGACGCGGCGATCGATGGAAGTTCCGATGACGAGCAGGCTGTCGAGGACGACACCCCCGAGCTGACAGATCGAGACGACCCCGGTTCGGTTGACCCCCAGCCGCCACGTCCTGAAGGCTCCGCCGAAGAACAGAGCGCTTCACCGATCACCCCGACACGACCACGACCCGTCTCAGCCACCAATATGATTGCCGCACAACGTGTCGTGGCCGCATTCACCACCCCGACCGCATTCACCACCCCGGCCGTACTGGCCGCGCCGGAGCCGAGAACGCTGCAGGAGGTGATCCAGTCGCTGGTGACGGAGCTCATCGGGGCAGCCATCCGGTTCGTCGCCGGACCGCCGGTGGTACCGCCGGGCGTCAACGTCACGGTGCGCAGCTCGAGGCTGGAGATCACCGAAGGACGCTTCGTCCGCGCCGACTGGTACTACCCAGAGGGTGACGAACTGCCGGAGCGGTTCATCTACCTGCAGCACGGCTACCGTGGCGTCGGCCCGATGTACAGCTACACCGCGTCCTGGCTGGCCGAGCGCACCAACAGCATCGTCGTCGTCCCGACGTTGTCATCGAATCCCTATGTGCGCGACGGTTTCTGGCTCGGCGACGACCAGGTGTACCGGGCCACCGCCGCGCTTCTCCTCGGCGATCGCGACGCGCTGACCGCCAGCGCCGTGGCCGCCGGCTTCGCCAGGAAGTACGGCTCCGATGCTGCGCTGCCGGATCGGTTCACCCTGGTCGGCCATTCGCTGGGAGCCGGAGTCGTCGCAGGCACGGCCGGCTACTACGCCGATGCGGTGATCGCCGGCGGCGCGGTCAATCAACTGGCCGGTGTCATCACGCTCGACGGCGCTCCGCCCGGATCGGTGCTGGCCGATGCTCTCGACAAGCTCGATGGGCTGGGCGCCTACATCCCGGTGATCGAGCTCGGCGCGCCCAGGGAAGACGGCTCGCCCCGTCGGGTCGACGAGGCGCTCAATGGACACCGGCCCGGCCACTTCAACGGGGTGGTTCTCGACAACGGGCAGCACCTTGATTCCATGCAGGGCGGAAGCCGGGCCATTCAGCTGATCTCTTATCTCAACCAAGGGTTCCCGACCGAGCAGAACAAGTCGGCCGCGCAGACTCTCATCGCGGGATGGATCAACGACATCTTCGCGGGCCGGATCGATCCGTCGACGGGGGCGTGCCAGGGGAGCAGTTGCGCCGGTATCTACGGCGAGCCCGGCGAGGCTCTGTCGGTTGCAACCCCGGTGGGCACTGCTACCGGGGTGGTCATCGGTAGTCGGTGGCTCCGATCACCACCGAGTTCCGGCCGCTGTCGGTGATCTCCCTGCCGGCGTCGCGATCCGCGTCACTGCTCCTGACGATCGCGGAGTGAGCTGAGGAGGCTTTCAGCGCTTCCCATTCCAGGATAGGGCGTGGTGGGGGGCTTGCGGCAAGACCCCGGTGGTGACGCATGCTGGCACGCTCCAGCAAGTCGTCTGAAGGGTTGCACGTGTCCGAATCGCTTGATCAAGGTCCGTTCTTCCACGGCACGATTGCCGATGTGAGTGTGGATGAATTCCTCACCGCGGGCCGTCCATCGAACTACCGCCGCGAGATCGTGATGAACCACATCTACTTCACTGCTCGTGTCGACGGAGCCGGCCTGGCGGCGGAGATCGCCGCAGAACTCGCCGGGGGCCCGGCCCGGCCGCGGGTGTACGAGGTGGAACCGACCGGGGAGTTCGAGAACGACCCGAACGTGACCGACAAGAGGTTTTCCGGCAACCCCACCCGGTCCTTTCGCAGTGCAGCTCCCTTGCGGGTCGTCCGTGAGATCACCGAGTGGACGCGCCTGACATCTGAAGAACTGCAGACATGGCGGGAACGACTCGCCGTGCTCCTCTCGGACGACGGCGGCGAGATCATCAACTGAGCTGCGATCACACTTGCCTCGGGTAGACATCGCCGGTCACACTTCGTAGCCTTGCCCGGGACATCGACAGCCGGGCCAGGGTCGGTCCATGAGAGAGGGATCGTGACCATCCGCGTGACGGGCGTTCGCCACTGCCTTCGGCGCACGGTGAGTGGTCTCGGGGTCGCCGTCGTGGTGGCTGTCGGGGCAATGGGCGACGTCCAGGCGGACCCAGCCGACGACGCATTGTCCCGGCTCGACGAGTTGTCCCAGCAGGCGGTGCAGAGTCGCGAGGCCGTCACCGCGGCCCAGCGCGACGCCGACGCCCGACTGGCGGAGCAGGTCGCGGCGGTCGACCGTCACCGCGCCGACCTGGCGGCGCTGGAGCGCGCGAACTCTGAGCTGAAGCCGTTCCAGGCGGCGGTCGACCGGCTCGCCGCGATGAGCTACATGAGTGGCGGCGACAGTCAGATGGTGGCCGTGCTCACCGCGGCCTCGCCGCAGCACCTCATCGACCGGCTGTCCCTGCAACGGATGGTGGGCGCCACGACGGCCGATCAGATGAAGGCGTATCGGGCGACGCGGGAGCGCGCGGCCACCGCCGCCCAGGCCTCGGAGAGGTCGGCCGCAGACGCTCGCGCCGCGGCTGAGCAGGCCGCCGCGGTCCGTGCGGACCTGCAGGCCAAATGGCAGGACCTCCTGCGCCAGATCTCGGCCGCTGAGGCCCAGTATGCGGCGCTGACACCGCGACAACAAGCGATCGTCGACAACGCACCCCCGCCACCGGTTGCACTCCCATCGCAGGACCCGGCGATCGTCGCGATGCCCGGCGTGCCTCCCGGGGACCTCGCTCCGCCACCCGCGCCTGTCCTCGCGGATGTGCCCGAGGCGTTGCCGGTCGGCGTGGCGAACGAGGCCGGGCTACAGCCCAACACCGTCCTGGCGGCGCGGGCCATCAGCCGGCAGTTCCCTCAGATCGCGACCATCGACGGAGTCCGGCCGGATTCGAAGCCGTGGCATCCCCGAGGCCTGGCGATCGACATCATGATCCCGAACCCCGACAGCCCCGAGGGCATCGCGCTCGGCGACCAGATCCGCGCGTTCGCGATGGCCAATGCGAGCCGATTCGGATTGCAGGACGTCATCTGGCGCGGGACCTACTCCACCCCGGCCGGCCCGCAGGCATCCGGCTACGGCCACTACGACCACGTACACATCACCACGACACCACGCGGTTGAGCCGGTCTCGCCACCGTCAGCCCACGCTCCACAACACAAGGCTGAGTGCAAAAGCACTGAGCCCCAGCGTCGTCTCCATCACCGTCCACGTCTTGAGGGTGGTCTTCACGTCCATGCCGAAGAACCGGCTGACCAACCAGAAACCGGAGTCGTTGACGTGAGAGAGCACCGTCGCGCCGGCCGCGATCGCCACCACCAACGCCGTGAGCTGAAGCTTGCTCGGGTCGGCTGCGGCGACGGCTGCACTGAGTAGACCGGCGGTTGTCGTCAATGCCACGGTCGCCGACCCCTGCGCGACGCGAAGCAGCGTGGAGATGACGAACGCCTGCAGGATCAGCGAGATACCCAGATTGGACAGCGAGCCGCTCAGCGCGTCTCCGATGCCACTCGTCCGTAGCACTCCGCCGAACATCCCGCCGGCGCCGGTGATGAGGATGACGGCGCAGATCGGTCCCAGCGCCTTGTCGAGGATGTCGCTCACGGTGGCCATCGACCGGCCGCGCAACCCCAGCACCAGCGTCGCCACGATGACGGTGATCAGCAAGGCGATCGATGTGGTGCCGATCAGCTTGAAGTAACCGGCCCACGTGGCGTCCTCCTGAATCAGGCCGGCGGTGATCAGGGTGTCGATCACGGTGTTGAACGAGATCAACACGAACGGCAACAGCAGAACTGCGAGCACCGTCATGAAGGCGGGGGCCTGGGTCGCCGTCTTGGTGGTGCCCGTCCCCGAGGCGTCCGCGGTGTCGGTGTCGAGGCCGCCGTTGATCTCCCCGAACAACGATGTGGGAACGTCGACGTGCACCCGCTTGCCGATGAACTGAGATACCAGGTAAGCACCGACGTACCAGGACGCGAACGCCACGGGCGCGCCGACGAGCAATGTGAGACCGATGTTGGCGCCGAGCAAGTCGGCTGCCGCCACCGGACCGGGGTGGGGCGGAACCAGAGCGTGCATGGCGGCGAAGGCTCCGGCCGCGGGGAACGCGTACAACAGGAGTGAGCCGCCGAAGCGACGCGACACCGTCATGATGATGGGCAGGAAGACGACCAGCCCGGCGTCGAAGAATATCGGGAAACCGAACAGCAAGGCCGCCACACCGAGGGCTAACGGAGCCCGTTTCTCACCAAACCGGTTGATGAGCGTGTCGGCGAGAACCTGTGCACCGCCGGTGACCTCCAAAAGCCGACCGATCATGACACCGAATCCGACAAGCAGTGCCACGGAGCCGAGCGTGCTGGAGAAGCCGGAAGACAGCGCAGCCGGGACATCGGCCACGGGGATCCCGGCGGCCAAGGCCGTCAGCAGGCTCACCAGCACCAGCGCGACGAAAGCGTGCAGTTTCACCTTGATGATCAGGAACAGCAGCAGCGCGACCGCGCCGGCGGCGATCAACAGCAGGGTGGCGGTTCCATAGGCCGGATCAATTGCCTCCACGACGACCCCCCACCTCAGCGACGTCAGTGCCTCGAATCATTGGTCCTCCTCGATGGTCGGGTAAACTGTTGTGCCGATGTAACTTTCGACGATGGCGTCGATGCTCTGGTCCACGTCGATGGCGACACCGCGCTCATCAGGCTCCAGGGGTTCCAGCGTCTGGAACTGGGACTGCAGCAGGTTGGCCGGCATGAAATGGCCGGGCCTGCTGGCCTGTCGCCTACCGATGGTCTCGATCGATCCCTCCAGGTGCAGGAACTCGATGTCCGGGCAGTGCCGGCGCAGCTGGTCTCGATACCGACGTTTCAGGGCTGAGCAGCTCATCACCCCGCCGTCGGGATGACGGGCCAGCCACTGCCCGATCGATTCGAGCCAGGGGTACCGGTCGTCATCATCGAGGGGATGGCCGGCCGACATCTTCGCGATGTTGGCCGGTGGATGGAAGTCGTCGGCGTCGGCGAACGGCACGCGCAGCCGCTGCGCGAGTGCCGCGCCGACGGTCGACTTCCCAGACCCGGAGACCCCCATGACGATGATCGGTATTGCCATGTCCTGCCCATCGGTGAGTGTGTGTGTCATCACACATGGTGCCGTAATGGTCATACGATTACAAGTCCTGGCCGGATATCAACAGAACTTAGTCGGAAGGACGCTTCTCTAGCACGATTAATCGGTGCTCGATCGGCTGAACGCCGGCGCTCTCCACGCTGGTCTGGTGGCTGCACTGGGGACCGGCATCGTGTCCGGGAGGTACCAGGATGGGCGAGGAGCAGCAAGCCGAACGAGCGATGCGCGCCATCATCGACGAGTCGGCGTCGGCCATTGTCGAGGAGTTTGCGCCGTCGGAGTTGTCCACCGTCGAAGATTGCCGAGCGAGGTGGACATCGCCCGTCCCGACTTCGCGGGAAGTGGCTCTACAACAGCCATTCGGCCAGTGGATGCACGAAGTAGCGCAACGAGAACGCCTCGTAGATCGCGCCGATGACGAGCAGGGCCAGGGCAGGCAGCGTCAGCCAGCCGAGCTCTTGCAGACCACGCAGGTAGCCCTGCCGACGGTTCTCGGCGCCTGCGGTCCGGGGACGGATCCAGTACGTGCCGAGCAGGTAGACACCCAACAGCAGTAACAGATAGGCCTGGAACTCGACGATCAGCGTGAGTGAGTGCGGTATCAGAGCCACCCAGCCGACACCGTTCTGTGGGACCAGCGTCATACCGGTCGTCAGGGCCCAGTAGGCGAACAGCGCGATCCCGGCGAACGGCACGATCAGCGACGGCGCGACGATGGTCAGTGCGCCCATCTTGAGGGTGTTCACCGCGAGAATGGTCAGTGCGAACAGCCATGGGTTGGCGAAGATCGATTGCACGAGATCCGCTGTCCCGTCGTCCTCCAGTCGCGTGTACTGCGCCTGGCTGAGGTGCGGGAAGATCAGCCCAAGAACGAAGCCGATGACAAAGATGCCGTAGGCGGCAGCATTCATGACCAGGTAGACGCCGGAGTTCTCGCCGATGATCCGGAACGGACGCCACTGTCGGACCGTCATACCGACCTTTCCCTCGAGACTGAGCAGCACTAATACACCGTGTTAGTCGCCACGCTAACACACTGTGCTAGTACGGTCTGGGAGAGCTCAGACCGTGGCCGTAGGAGGACTGACCATGCACACCAGGGAGCGGATTCTCCGTGCCGCCGCCGAGATGATCGCCGAGGACGTGACCACCACGCTGAGCGTCCGTGCCGTCGCGGCGCGCGCCGGTGTGAGCACCGGGTCGCTGCGATTCCACTTCCCGACCCAGCGCGCCCTCCAAGACGAGGTGCTGACCCGGATCTACCAGCACTTCATGCCCGACGAACCGATCCACGATTCGTCACGGCCCCCGCGGGAGCGGCTGGTGGACTGCGTACGGCAGGTACTCGCAGTGGCCGGTGTCGGCGACGAAGCGCGAAAAGCCTGGGGCACCGTGCACGAGAACTTCATCGCGCCTGAGCCCAGCGAGAAGGTCCGCAGTGCATACCTCGCACAGGAACGAGTGTCAGCCGGTCGTGTCGAATACTGGCTCGGCGTGCTGGCCGACGAAGGCGCCCTTCCCCGAGAGGATTTCGGACCGAAGGTGCGCTTCTTGTTGACCGTCCTCAACGGTCTGTCGGTGCAACGCGCGCTGCCGTCGGGCGAATCGGTCCTGCAGGCGGAGACCGAAATCCTCTACACAGCCGTCGACGCGGTGCTCAGACCCGGTACGCCGTAACCGACCGGGCATCCTCGAGTTGAGTCAACGCGTACCGCACGGCGTCGTCGCGGGCGAGCTTCGAATCGGTTGGCGGCCCCACCATCCCACGTAGTGCCGCCAGCGGCCGCCAGCGGCCGGGGACGAGGATCGCGCGCTTTCTGCTCTCTACTCCGTCGGCGAGCGCCGACGCGGCGGCATGCGGCTGGATGCGCTTGAGGACGAACCTCGGCATCGCATCCAGCAGCGCCGAGACGTGAGGATCGGCGTCCACTCCTCGATGGATCATGTCGGTCTCGATGAGGGAGAAGTACGCCGTCATCGCCGATGCGCCGTGCCGGGCCAGTTCCACACTCAGGCCCCGCCCCAGCTGCTCGACGGCGGCCTTGCTCATCGCATACGGAATCGCGCCCGCCCCGTTGAGGAAGGCGAAAACCGAACTCACCAGCACGATCTGGCCACGGCTGCCGATGACGGACTCGATCGTCGCGGACACCGTGTTGACCACGCCGCCCACATTCACTGCCATCACCCGGTCCACGTCGACGGGGGCCAGAGTGCGCATCGTGCCGCCGTGCCCCAGGATCCCGGCGTTGGCCACCACGACGTCGATGCCGCCGAAGACTTCGTGCGTTCTGTCGACGGCGTGTCGAACGGACTCGAGCCTCGTCACGTCGCACTCGACCGCGAGGCCGCGGCCGGCGGGCAACGTCGCGACGACCCGTTCGGCCGATGCGGGGTCGATATCGGCGATCACGACTCTCGCTCCGCGGGCGGAGACCGCTGCAGCCGTGGCCGCTCCCAGTCCTCGCCCCGCGCCGGTGATCAGCACGACCTTCTCCGCCAGCGGATACCGCGTGGCTCGAGCCGACTTCGATGCCATCGCTTACAACCCGCGCTTGCGACCGAGGGACACGGTGCCGTTGCGGCGCACCATCGCCACGGCCGTGGCGATCCGGCCGCGGTTCAGGTCTGGTGCGAGCCCTTCGCCGATACGGTGCAACTGGTCGGTGTGCCAACTGAGTTCGAGGATGCCGTCGAGCGACTTGAGGTCGACCAGTCTGCCGAGCAGCCCACGCATTCCCGCCCGCACCTGGTGCACCGCCAGCGTGTTCGCCCGCCCGCTGAGGATGGCCTCGGCGGCGTCGACCGTCGTCGCGGTGGGGCGGCCGAGGCCGATGACGTCGCAGTCGCCGGTAGAGACCGCCTCCTCCATCGCGGCGCGCGAGCGGAAGCCTCCGGTGACCGCCAGCGGGATGTCTCCGACGAGCTCGCGTGCCGTGCGGGCGTATTCGAGGAAGTACGCTTCGCGCGCCCGGGTGCTGTCCGCGGCCTTGCCCATCATCGCCGGCGTCTCGTAGCTTCCACCGCTGATCTCGATGAGGTCGAGGCCCTCACCGGCGAGCGCGGCGAGCACGCCGCGAGACTCGTCCTCGGTGAAGCCCCCGCGCTGGAAGTCCGCCGAGTTCAGCTTGAGCCCGACGGCGAACCCGGGCGAGACCCGCGACCGGATGCGGCGCACCACCTCGATGAGGAAGCGCATCCGCCGCTCGGGATCTCCACCCCACGTGTCGTCGCGCCGGTTGGACAGCGGCGACAGGAACTGGGCCACCAGATAACCGTGGGCACCGTGTATCTGGACACCGTCGAATCCTGCCGTCTCACACACCGCGGCCGCTGTGGCGAACCGTTCGATGATGTCCTCGATCTCTGCCGACGTCAGTTCGCGCGGCGTGACCGATCCCGGGAGATTGAGCGGGACGGCACTGGGTGCCACCGGCGTGTGTCCGAGCGCCAGCGGATTGGACTGTCGCCCTGGATGATTCAGCTGGACCCAAATGGGGACGCCGCCGTCCTTGGTGGCTTTGGCCCAGCGGGACAACGCGTCGAGGTCACGCTCGTCTTCGATCACGACATTGCCGGGCTCGCCGAGCTGACGGCGGTCCACCATGACGTTGCCCGTGATGACCAAGCCGTACCCGCCACTGCCCCAGCTCGCGAAGAGCCGTTCGAGACGGTGATCGGGGGCATTCGTCCTGTCGCCGAGCGCTTCGCTCAGCGCGGCTTTCATGATCCGGTTCGGCAGCACCTGGCCGCAGGGCAGTGGCAGTGGTTCGTGCAGGGAGGTCATCGGTGTCATTCCTGTTCGCCGGCGAGGAAGGCCAGGACGTCGGGCACGAAAGTCTCGTGATGCTGGAACACGCCACCGTGGC
This window contains:
- a CDS encoding SDR family NAD(P)-dependent oxidoreductase codes for the protein MASKSARATRYPLAEKVVLITGAGRGLGAATAAAVSARGARVVIADIDPASAERVVATLPAGRGLAVECDVTRLESVRHAVDRTHEVFGGIDVVVANAGILGHGGTMRTLAPVDVDRVMAVNVGGVVNTVSATIESVIGSRGQIVLVSSVFAFLNGAGAIPYAMSKAAVEQLGRGLSVELARHGASAMTAYFSLIETDMIHRGVDADPHVSALLDAMPRFVLKRIQPHAAASALADGVESRKRAILVPGRWRPLAALRGMVGPPTDSKLARDDAVRYALTQLEDARSVTAYRV
- a CDS encoding NADH:flavin oxidoreductase/NADH oxidase family protein, which codes for MTSLHEPLPLPCGQVLPNRIMKAALSEALGDRTNAPDHRLERLFASWGSGGYGLVITGNVMVDRRQLGEPGNVVIEDERDLDALSRWAKATKDGGVPIWVQLNHPGRQSNPLALGHTPVAPSAVPLNLPGSVTPRELTSAEIEDIIERFATAAAVCETAGFDGVQIHGAHGYLVAQFLSPLSNRRDDTWGGDPERRMRFLIEVVRRIRSRVSPGFAVGLKLNSADFQRGGFTEDESRGVLAALAGEGLDLIEISGGSYETPAMMGKAADSTRAREAYFLEYARTARELVGDIPLAVTGGFRSRAAMEEAVSTGDCDVIGLGRPTATTVDAAEAILSGRANTLAVHQVRAGMRGLLGRLVDLKSLDGILELSWHTDQLHRIGEGLAPDLNRGRIATAVAMVRRNGTVSLGRKRGL